One genomic window of Halobellus limi includes the following:
- a CDS encoding type I restriction endonuclease subunit M codes for MSGRDRSADVDSVAERCSRVLDTDLLCGYRSTLEASLGDPGIRPEFVAWREYVRERHGDVFSHLADEGIDVGHPEGTGVRRPEGTDVGRPENSHASGTESPRVGVDEALFVETLTFDFLLTELLNTLESRLGCTVSRPLADDAGVSFEARFATVHERVTARLPPDAFASFRSAASEFLDAARPYDVGALHRECVSPVARRAFGRYDTPGGLAELAAEEVFDDFGGDEGAAGTGGSDSSRPGRPPTVVDPGCGAGALLAAAATRLAGIHRDAPAAERVRTVFDSVRGFDVAPNAVRASRLALVLAVRPLLEAVGDATASADAPPTFTPRIVLGDASEATVADPPLGGTRADALLLNPPWLTWDSLSEAAKDRWRTETGEETGPDPEEDGTEPDPERTETAPELFDRRGLDARLGYANDDLSVPYALRCVHHLLRDGGRASVILKRDLLTGPAGERLRRADLGDRSIVYDRVHDFDSLRPFSDVDAGTALFALRIGANEDPNGVPTTRWHTASEESEAAPDATASRRRGGSFESLSTMRSAFDRTRTRLVPAEPDVPSSPWLRADAERAAVGTCTYRIRHGVKDDAKAVYAVDRETIERHGLEPDHVYPYLKSKHIVKYGLFGHDLQLVPQRRVNEDNEDELRTETPATFAYLDAHRDRLRDRGSSWFDDGPFYSLFGVGPYTWSEYKIVWCRLGFKPHFAVVSTVSDPVVGEKPVVPGDHCMFVATDEEREAHYLCALLNSAPYQRCLRDISSGGKSSLSKSTVEQLALPEWSSGPRQQRLAALSRQAHSIVPDHVDCSKRAYNKKTIPELAAVQHEIDRTVERFLVDGADHAP; via the coding sequence ATGTCCGGTCGAGACCGATCTGCCGACGTGGATTCCGTCGCCGAACGCTGTTCGAGGGTTCTCGATACCGATCTGCTCTGCGGGTACCGGTCGACGCTCGAAGCCTCGTTGGGCGATCCGGGGATCCGACCGGAGTTCGTCGCCTGGCGGGAGTACGTGAGAGAGAGGCACGGCGATGTGTTCTCTCACCTCGCCGACGAGGGGATAGACGTCGGACATCCAGAAGGGACAGGTGTCCGACGCCCAGAAGGGACAGACGTCGGACGTCCAGAAAACTCTCACGCGAGCGGCACCGAGTCGCCGCGAGTCGGCGTCGACGAGGCGCTGTTCGTCGAGACGCTGACGTTCGATTTCCTGCTCACCGAACTGCTCAACACACTCGAAAGTCGGCTCGGCTGTACCGTCTCCAGACCGCTCGCGGACGATGCTGGGGTCTCCTTCGAGGCGCGCTTCGCGACCGTCCACGAGCGAGTCACCGCCCGGCTACCCCCGGACGCGTTCGCCTCGTTCCGCTCTGCGGCAAGCGAGTTCCTCGACGCGGCGAGGCCGTACGACGTCGGCGCCCTCCACCGAGAGTGCGTCTCGCCGGTCGCCCGCCGCGCCTTCGGCCGCTACGACACGCCCGGCGGACTCGCAGAACTCGCCGCCGAGGAGGTTTTCGACGACTTCGGCGGAGACGAGGGAGCCGCCGGGACCGGCGGATCGGACTCCAGTCGCCCGGGTAGACCCCCGACCGTGGTCGATCCCGGCTGCGGGGCGGGGGCCCTCCTCGCGGCCGCTGCGACGCGCCTCGCGGGGATCCACCGAGACGCTCCGGCCGCTGAACGGGTCCGGACCGTCTTCGATTCGGTCCGCGGGTTCGACGTCGCGCCGAACGCCGTTCGGGCCTCGCGGCTCGCGCTCGTGCTCGCCGTCCGACCGCTGCTCGAAGCGGTTGGCGACGCGACAGCGTCGGCAGACGCTCCGCCGACGTTTACGCCCCGCATCGTTCTCGGCGACGCGTCGGAAGCGACGGTAGCGGATCCTCCACTCGGCGGGACGCGGGCCGACGCGTTATTGCTAAATCCGCCGTGGTTGACGTGGGATTCGCTGTCGGAGGCGGCGAAGGACCGCTGGCGGACCGAGACGGGAGAGGAGACCGGACCGGACCCGGAAGAAGACGGGACCGAACCGGATCCGGAGAGAACCGAGACCGCACCCGAACTGTTCGACCGCCGCGGTCTCGACGCTCGACTCGGGTACGCGAACGACGACCTCTCGGTCCCGTACGCGCTGCGATGCGTCCACCACCTGCTTCGCGACGGCGGCCGAGCGTCGGTGATCCTGAAACGCGACCTCCTCACCGGCCCCGCGGGAGAGCGCCTCCGACGAGCGGACCTCGGCGATCGGTCGATCGTCTACGACCGCGTCCACGACTTCGACTCGTTGCGCCCCTTCTCCGACGTCGATGCGGGAACCGCACTGTTCGCGCTCCGGATCGGGGCGAACGAGGACCCGAACGGTGTCCCGACGACGCGGTGGCACACCGCCTCCGAAGAGTCCGAAGCGGCGCCCGACGCCACGGCCTCGCGACGTCGTGGCGGGTCCTTCGAGTCGCTGTCGACGATGCGATCCGCGTTCGATCGCACCCGGACGCGCCTCGTCCCGGCTGAACCGGACGTCCCGTCGTCGCCGTGGCTCCGTGCCGACGCGGAGCGAGCGGCGGTCGGCACGTGCACCTATCGGATCCGACACGGCGTGAAAGACGACGCCAAGGCGGTCTACGCCGTCGACCGAGAGACGATCGAACGCCACGGGCTCGAACCCGACCACGTCTACCCCTACCTGAAGTCGAAACACATCGTGAAATACGGTCTCTTCGGTCACGACCTCCAACTCGTCCCGCAGCGACGGGTCAACGAGGACAACGAAGACGAACTTCGGACGGAGACGCCGGCGACGTTCGCGTATCTGGACGCCCACCGCGACCGACTCCGCGACCGCGGGTCCTCGTGGTTCGACGACGGACCGTTCTACTCGCTGTTCGGCGTCGGTCCCTATACGTGGTCGGAGTACAAGATCGTCTGGTGTCGCCTCGGGTTCAAACCGCACTTCGCCGTCGTCTCGACGGTCTCCGATCCGGTCGTCGGCGAGAAGCCCGTCGTCCCGGGCGATCACTGTATGTTCGTCGCCACCGACGAGGAGCGGGAGGCCCACTATCTCTGTGCGCTCCTCAACTCCGCGCCGTACCAGCGGTGTCTCCGGGACATCTCTTCCGGCGGCAAATCGAGCCTCTCGAAGTCGACGGTCGAGCAACTCGCGTTGCCCGAGTGGTCGTCGGGGCCTCGACAGCAGCGACTCGCTGCGCTGTCACGGCAGGCCCACTCGATCGTTCCCGACCACGTCGATTGCTCGAAGCGGGCGTACAACAAAAAGACGATCCCCGAGTTGGCCGCCGTGCAACACGAGATCGACCGGACAGTCGAGCGGTTCCTGGTGGATGGCGCCGACCACGCGCCGTGA
- a CDS encoding DEAD/DEAH box helicase — translation MTDEEGSAESDTDDRSEPDETSGRAAEAVAAESPGLETADGEAVDVESFRDVLEAEGRPVVTASEVARRLDTTQSAAAETLEDLSESGSVERVNVESDPIVYFPTEWSELADRERIVLFPERREIVVDRPTQYTRAQLSQFAHLVDSTGKRQRTTADREANTRGYIYEIRQEDVWQAPFDDVSDLLSLMRSVLPRRSPHLESWVESQWKRANRFRLFTHEDGYVVLEGASESLMGNVGRQKLGEEQLVAPISDTQSWVRDGAEAEIKRTLYEAGYPVVDDRDLDTGDPLDLELTVDLREYQEDWIERFLDQRSGVLVGPSGAGKTVTAIGVLAAVGGETLVLVPSRELATQWREELLRHTTLDPDQIGEYHGGQKEIRPVTIATYQTAGMDRHRSLFGSRGWGLVVYDEVHHIPSKIYRRSADLQTKHRLGLSATPVREDDKEKEIFTLIGPPIGTDWSKLFDAGYVQEPEVQIRYLPWADDLARNEWASAEGRDRHRIAAENPQKIEAARRLLDAHPDSKALVFVDWLDQGEAIAEALDVPFVSGEMPHHRRERVFDSFRDGDLDTLVISRVGDEGIDLPNAEVAIVASGLGGSRRQGAQRAGRTMRPAGGSRVYVLATRGTSEEDFAQRRMRHLAEKGVRVTESDRTQTGDGEDRDDDPDAENRDGARETENRDGDPDAENRDGDPDAENRDGDPETGG, via the coding sequence ATGACCGACGAGGAGGGGAGCGCCGAATCAGATACCGACGACCGGTCCGAACCGGACGAGACGTCCGGCCGCGCGGCCGAGGCTGTCGCCGCCGAGAGCCCCGGCCTCGAGACAGCCGACGGCGAGGCGGTCGACGTCGAGAGCTTCCGCGACGTACTGGAGGCGGAGGGTCGGCCCGTGGTGACGGCGTCGGAAGTGGCCCGGAGACTCGACACCACGCAGTCGGCCGCTGCGGAGACACTCGAGGACCTCTCGGAGTCGGGCTCCGTAGAGCGCGTTAACGTCGAATCGGACCCGATCGTCTACTTTCCGACGGAGTGGAGCGAACTCGCCGACCGGGAGCGGATCGTGCTGTTCCCCGAGCGTCGGGAGATCGTCGTCGACCGTCCCACACAGTACACCCGCGCGCAGCTCTCGCAGTTCGCCCACCTGGTCGATTCCACCGGGAAGCGACAGCGAACTACCGCGGATCGGGAGGCGAACACGCGCGGATACATCTACGAGATCAGACAGGAGGACGTCTGGCAGGCCCCGTTCGACGACGTGTCCGACCTGCTCTCGCTGATGCGCTCGGTACTCCCGCGGCGATCACCGCACCTCGAATCGTGGGTGGAGTCGCAGTGGAAACGAGCGAACCGATTCAGGCTGTTCACCCACGAGGACGGCTACGTCGTCCTCGAAGGCGCCTCGGAGAGCCTGATGGGGAACGTGGGCCGCCAGAAACTCGGTGAGGAGCAGTTGGTGGCCCCGATATCGGACACTCAGAGCTGGGTCCGCGACGGCGCGGAAGCGGAGATCAAGCGGACCCTCTACGAGGCGGGCTATCCGGTCGTCGACGACCGCGATCTCGACACCGGGGACCCGCTCGACCTCGAACTGACGGTCGACCTCCGCGAGTATCAGGAAGACTGGATCGAACGGTTCCTCGACCAGCGCTCGGGCGTCCTCGTCGGCCCCTCGGGCGCGGGCAAGACCGTGACGGCCATCGGCGTACTGGCGGCCGTCGGCGGCGAGACGCTCGTGTTGGTCCCCTCTAGGGAACTCGCCACCCAGTGGCGCGAGGAACTCCTCCGGCACACGACGCTCGACCCGGATCAGATCGGCGAGTATCACGGCGGGCAGAAGGAGATCCGGCCGGTGACGATCGCGACGTACCAGACCGCCGGGATGGACCGCCACCGCTCCCTGTTCGGCTCCCGCGGATGGGGGCTCGTCGTCTACGACGAGGTCCACCACATCCCCTCGAAAATCTACCGACGGAGCGCGGACCTCCAGACGAAGCACCGCCTCGGACTCTCGGCGACGCCCGTGCGGGAGGACGACAAGGAGAAGGAGATATTCACGCTGATCGGGCCGCCGATCGGCACCGACTGGTCGAAGCTCTTCGACGCCGGGTACGTCCAGGAACCGGAGGTTCAGATCAGGTATCTGCCGTGGGCCGACGACCTCGCACGCAACGAGTGGGCGAGCGCGGAGGGGCGAGACAGACACCGGATCGCGGCGGAGAACCCACAGAAGATCGAAGCGGCCCGCCGGTTGCTCGACGCACACCCCGACTCGAAAGCGCTCGTCTTCGTCGACTGGCTCGACCAGGGCGAGGCGATCGCGGAGGCGCTCGACGTACCGTTCGTCAGCGGCGAGATGCCGCACCATCGCCGCGAACGCGTGTTCGACTCGTTCCGCGACGGCGACCTCGACACGCTCGTGATATCCCGCGTCGGCGACGAGGGGATCGACCTCCCGAACGCCGAAGTCGCGATCGTCGCGTCCGGACTCGGGGGATCGCGCCGACAGGGCGCACAGCGCGCCGGACGGACGATGCGCCCGGCCGGCGGGTCCCGGGTGTACGTGCTCGCCACTCGCGGCACCTCCGAGGAAGATTTCGCACAGCGGCGGATGCGTCACCTCGCGGAAAAAGGCGTTCGGGTGACGGAATCCGACCGCACTCAGACGGGAGATGGCGAGGACCGAGATGACGATCCGGACGCGGAAAACCGAGACGGCGCCCGAGAGACGGAGAACCGGGATGGCGACCCAGACGCGGAGAACCGAGACGGCGACCCAGACGCGGAAAACCGAGACGGCGACCCAGAGACCGGAGGCTGA
- a CDS encoding Cdc6/Cdc18 family protein yields MPDTSDDLFTREDPIFSNKELLEINHLPGEGRIVGRDDEISDLAAAVNPAIFGQSPSNVLIYGKTGTGKSLCAKYVSQRLVDTAGEEDVKATFAYVDCAQDTTETQAVQTIADGVNESGVTGIKVPDKGLSTSTYYKRLWRILDAQYDVVLILLDEIDKLSDDDILMQLSRAGEAGKIEQCKLGVIGISNKIQYKDRMDERVKSSLCEREFVFPPYDANQLREIMEARSDAFRDGVLDASTIPRAAALAAREHGDARKAIDILRYAGEIAQSTGAQTVREEFVTQARERAETDRFRELIRGSTPHSRYVLQALAILSLSSDRQEGFRTSRVYEVYENICDGQGSDTLSLRRVRDLLKEHAFLDIIEQSKHSGGSAEGSYTKHQLLEDPQVVKDVLTEDVA; encoded by the coding sequence ATGCCGGACACCAGCGACGACCTCTTTACGCGAGAGGATCCCATCTTCTCCAACAAGGAGTTACTCGAGATCAATCACCTCCCGGGAGAGGGACGAATCGTCGGTCGCGACGACGAGATCTCGGACCTCGCGGCCGCGGTCAACCCCGCGATCTTCGGTCAGAGTCCCAGCAACGTCCTCATCTACGGGAAGACCGGGACCGGGAAGTCCCTCTGTGCGAAGTACGTCTCACAGCGTCTGGTCGACACGGCCGGCGAGGAGGACGTGAAGGCGACCTTCGCCTACGTCGACTGCGCGCAGGACACCACGGAAACCCAGGCCGTCCAGACGATCGCCGACGGCGTCAACGAATCGGGAGTCACCGGCATCAAGGTCCCCGACAAGGGGCTCAGCACCTCGACGTACTACAAGCGCCTGTGGCGGATCCTGGACGCACAGTACGACGTCGTCCTCATCCTCCTCGACGAGATCGACAAGCTCTCCGACGACGACATCCTGATGCAGCTCTCGCGGGCCGGCGAGGCGGGCAAGATCGAGCAGTGTAAACTCGGCGTCATCGGCATCAGCAACAAGATCCAGTACAAGGATCGGATGGACGAACGGGTCAAATCCAGCCTGTGCGAACGGGAGTTCGTCTTCCCGCCGTACGACGCGAACCAACTGCGAGAAATTATGGAGGCGCGCTCGGACGCCTTCCGCGACGGGGTCCTCGACGCCTCGACGATCCCGCGGGCGGCCGCCCTCGCCGCCCGGGAGCACGGCGACGCCAGGAAAGCGATCGACATCCTCCGGTACGCCGGCGAGATCGCGCAGTCGACCGGCGCACAGACCGTCCGAGAGGAGTTCGTCACGCAGGCGCGCGAGCGAGCCGAAACCGATCGGTTCCGCGAACTCATCCGGGGATCGACGCCCCACTCGCGATACGTGCTCCAGGCGCTCGCGATCCTCTCGCTGTCGAGCGACCGCCAGGAGGGGTTCCGGACGAGTCGCGTCTACGAGGTCTACGAGAACATCTGCGACGGCCAGGGATCGGACACGCTCTCGCTGCGGCGCGTGCGCGACCTCCTCAAGGAGCACGCCTTCCTCGACATCATCGAACAGTCGAAACACAGCGGCGGGAGCGCCGAGGGCAGTTACACCAAACACCAGCTACTCGAAGACCCGCAGGTCGTCAAGGACGTACTGACCGAGGACGTTGCCTGA